TGTTTTTAAGCCAATTGATGAAGAACCGATGGCTGAGAATAATCCTCGAGGACTTCCTTTGTCATCAGATGGTGAAGGCTTGAAGAGGGGGACACGGGTAGGCGAGGGTGCACTAAGGGAGGTTGCGGCATACATCCTTGACCACCCTATTGGTGGGCACCGCTCCAGTGAGGAAGTTGGCTTTGCTGGTGTTCCTCCAACAGTAATGGTGCGGTGCTTGTATGAGAGATTTAATCATCCTAATGGGCATGGCTCCAAGAACTACAAGATTGGATCCTTGCAGATGTTTGTGAAGAACTATGGGAGCTGTGAGGATATGGGGCCTCATGCATTCCCGGTAGAGGAGGTGCACAAGATCTGTGTGTTGGATATAAGATTAGCAAATGCTGATCGACATGCTGGCAATATACTGTTTTACAAGGAGGGAGAAGAAGGGCAGTTCATGCTGGTTCCAATCGATCATGGATACTGCTTGCCTGAGAATGTAAGTAAATGCTATTTCGTTTGTTCCATACCAGAGTTTGAAAATTGTGTTTATGTATTTCTCTTTTTTCGTGTTTTTTAGATATTGAAAATGATGTTAAGTAAATATTATGATTAAGCTAGTAATTGCTTGAGGATACTTCATTCTGTTTTCATGCTTGGAGACCACTTTTTTGGGGTAGTGCCTTTTTGTCTTTTGTATTTCTTACCACCAATTTTATGCTTTTAACGGAAATGCATCAAGAAACTTCTTAATATTTACTCTCATGTTTGTTAGGAAGTATTATTCATGATAGCTTCACCTTGTACTCAGTTGTATTTAATTGAGTTGGGTTTTATTTCTCATCATGTCTGGTTCCCTTTATGCATATGATTTTGTGGACATAATATATGGAATGATCAAGTAAAATATTCTAATTTAGTATATATGGTGAAACTATATATTTCATCCAATCTGTCTCTAGATTGTCCCTTTCATAAAGTGTGTTTGACCATCCATGCATAATGTATCTCCAATATCCTTCCCATAGTTTTTGTTTGCATATTGCCTGTTTATGGTTTCCTTGTCTTTTCTAGCTTTTACTCATACTATTCTTAGGGGAAGAGCCAAGATACATTCCTCAAGGGAATCAAATTGCCTATAAATAAACATATGCTATTTTTGTaaatttgattaaagatttaattttttatttaagtatttttccatcaaaaaataatCGTTTCATGCTTTTGTGCTTTCATAAATATATTAGAATCTCCTATATATCAACAACAATTTATTGAAACATtcatttatgcaattatcttataaTTGCACTTGTTAGCTACAACAAAATCAAAACTTCAAACTTTATATTTATTGAGGGAAAAATATTTCCATGATGTCACCAAAAGCCAACTTCTTCAAAACTATTGACCCCAATTACAGCACCacccaagaagagagagagagagttttatctCTATAAATGCTTTCTGGATTTAAATATGGTCACGAGTTATATGCATGGAGGGGAGAACAAATAGGAAGAACTTTCCACATGCACCCACCATAAGCAGGGAAGTTTGCGCGTGGAGGAAAAATCCAGGAGTTTTGCATGTTGGAACAAATTCAGGGTGGTCCGCACCTCGCAAAAACTAGTTTTTTTTTCCATATGTTCTGGACCAGTGTGAAAGACGAAATGTTGgggtttcccttttttctttcttttctacaATTCAAGTATTTttcagaaaattaaaatttttagaatgctTTGGAGCCCTAATTACTGTGTGCACCTATCCAGTTAGCTAGGCTtttatggaaagagatttttaagTGATATGTGTTCTCCATATTAAGTGGGCTCTCGGGAAAACAAAGTGATATGGATGCTTATTAATTTCTTGAAAAGATATGGATGCTTATTAtggaaatatatctcaaaaaggAATTGCAGCAAGATGATTTACTTCCAAATTTATAGGGGGGCAATTGGATCTTCTGAATTTCTTGCGGGTGCCTCCTGGGAGGAGATGGAGGGAGGGGAGAGGGAATTGGATTTGTAGTACTAAAAGaagaatatattaaaaaatatctgaATTTGCACCTCCCACCCCAAGTATTAGTGTGCCTCCACCTTCATCTATTCTACACTTTTTTCTGCTGCCTGTCCTTAATTTGTTTATCTTCATTTTCATGTGCAGTTTCTTTGTGACAGTAACCATTTATGTACCCTGTTTTTCATTCTTGAGATTAATTTTAATGGTGATGAGCCGAGAACTAAATTTCAATTGATCTTTAGTTAAAATgatcttttagaattttttttctgaatGCGTGATTGAAAAATACTTGAGAACTGGAAGACAGACTGATGTGATCCAAACATATCCTTGGGAGGATAGATGAGGTGGCTCAGGTGAGATCCAATGGAGGCTTTacctttcttttttaaaaaaaagaaaaaaatctgaacaCATTAAACTCCATGGTTGGGCTCTTTTTAATTTCCAGATTATAATATTACTTTGTTCTCAACAAGAGTTACATAATTTCATTCCATTTCATATGAATTCGTCAGCATTAGAATCTATGCCTTGATTAGTCATGGGAGGCTACTGTAGTacatttcttttctttatatcaACACAAATTATAAATCTGGCTTGAGTTTAACATTTGGACAACTCTCTGCAATGAAAAATATAATCATCAGCATCCTAGCATTCCTAAATGTCTTCTTTCTTGGAGATTAATGTGTTTTTTAGTTGTTTTTTAACATTATTTCATTTCATTGATATGCTTTATCATTGTATACCTGTGCCAATGCAGTTTGAAGATTGTACCTTTGAGTGGCTTTATTGGCCCCAGGCTCGCCAGCCTTTCAATTCTGAAACCATTGACTACATAAAATCATTAGATGCTGAAGAAGATATCGCACTCCTCAGGTTCTATGGCTGGAAACTGTCTCTTGAGTGCTCTCGCACTCTGCGCATCTCCACTATGCTTTTGAAAAAGGGTGCAGAAAGAGGGCTTACACCCTATGATATCGGGAGCATCTTGTGCAGGGAAACTCTTAAGAAAGAATCCAAGATTGAGGAGATCATCTGCCAAGCAAAGGATTCTGTTCTTCCAGGCACCAGTGAAACTGCATTCCTGGAGTCTGTCTATGAGATCATGGATCGTCACCTTGATGAACTCTTCAGATAAAATTGCTATAGGTGTATGTATGTGGACAGGTTGTTGCTTGGTGGATGATGGAGGTTGTAAGTATGATGATCCTTTTTCCATTCGTCAATAACAAGCTCTCGATATGAGAGGTTCTTGAAACTTTTGATTGCAGCTCTTACCATCTTTCTCGGTTGGTTCAATCCTGTTGCCTGCTGGAGAGGATGACCAAGAGCTTTTGATCCTTTTCAGTATTCATATCgtatctagatttttttatttgcAGATCAAATTAAAAGATAATTCTTTCAGAATAAATTCGATTCCtttctttctcttgaaaaaaaggggaaaaaaaagaaagatttcaTTTGGAACTTATTTTGGTGGTTTTGCTGTTGTGAGATTGGAAGTGTGCTGTTACTTTGCTTTTTCTATAGTTGGTGCACCTATTCTTATGCACTATCTACAGTGTACTTTCACAAATCTTTGTGGTAGTT
The sequence above is a segment of the Elaeis guineensis isolate ETL-2024a chromosome 7, EG11, whole genome shotgun sequence genome. Coding sequences within it:
- the LOC105048343 gene encoding phosphatidylinositol 4-kinase gamma 4, which encodes MSSAGVALNPIREDAALSPIRFDGSRSPHCSPESILIYLAVPGSSVTPMRVLESDSITSVKLRIQTCKGFMVKKQKLVFDGRELSRNNSLVRDYGVTDGNVLHLVIRLSDLRAITVKTTCGKKFEFQVERSRNIGYIKQLIAKKGNDFCNLENQKLICDDEELNDRQLVDDVCKNNDAVIHLLIRKSAKIRAKPVNKDFELSIVAHDAEDNKGVDNLQIVARKPPDRGAWIEPLVINPKVELSLVIIDLVKSTLAGLEKGNAPVLSSEGSGGVYFMQDVSGHKYIAVFKPIDEEPMAENNPRGLPLSSDGEGLKRGTRVGEGALREVAAYILDHPIGGHRSSEEVGFAGVPPTVMVRCLYERFNHPNGHGSKNYKIGSLQMFVKNYGSCEDMGPHAFPVEEVHKICVLDIRLANADRHAGNILFYKEGEEGQFMLVPIDHGYCLPENFEDCTFEWLYWPQARQPFNSETIDYIKSLDAEEDIALLRFYGWKLSLECSRTLRISTMLLKKGAERGLTPYDIGSILCRETLKKESKIEEIICQAKDSVLPGTSETAFLESVYEIMDRHLDELFR